In bacterium, one DNA window encodes the following:
- a CDS encoding cupin domain-containing protein: protein MLKTREETVVTNLGGGVVRRVCLSAGKLMSVEFSFEKDALLPMHSHPHEQVGYIVSGEYELTVGGETRILQAGDSYYAPPDVVHGAKVREAGKVLDVFCPPREDYL from the coding sequence ATGCTTAAGACCAGAGAGGAAACCGTTGTCACCAACCTGGGCGGCGGCGTGGTGCGCCGGGTCTGCCTGAGCGCGGGCAAGCTGATGTCGGTGGAGTTCAGTTTCGAAAAGGATGCCCTGCTGCCGATGCACAGCCATCCGCACGAGCAGGTGGGCTATATCGTGAGCGGCGAGTACGAGCTGACCGTGGGCGGGGAAACCCGGATACTGCAAGCCGGCGACAGCTACTACGCCCCGCCGGATGTGGTCCACGGGGCCAAGGTGCGCGAGGCGGGCAAGGTGCTGGACGTGTTCTGCCCGCCGCGGGAGGACTACCTTTAG